In Cryptomeria japonica chromosome 10, Sugi_1.0, whole genome shotgun sequence, a genomic segment contains:
- the LOC131034890 gene encoding transcription termination factor MTERF2, chloroplastic, translated as MLCRKLFVIPFHFRNAYSTLINTHAYSQNLFSHFASTKFNISAAHITRMFKLNPHLQRLQTLDKVEQFVDMLNRCGCSEVQIAKIMMARTQMISRSVERISEPKIKLLEDFGFQGETLAKLLASNPTILSLSLENTLLPKMEFLKNLFQSQEFLIKSLLRAPSILCCNLEKTLKPSVVFWERWGFQGTELFGLLRIRPSILQRSSLTPAQADLIREIGVDKGSKMFKYIVNIVATSRTETLKAKIENFQLCGLSAEESWQLCRVAPQALYYSRVRVHETMNFVVKDMELPANYIVKHSCLLHLNLEKIMRPRFLVWQKIKAMNGPSLCLLSVLKMTEERFVRNIIRGHPESTALWTIYENAISKASNHTKSSIHC; from the coding sequence ATGTTATGCCGGAAATTGTTTGTTATACCATTCCATTTTCGCAATGCCTATTCAACCCTTATCAATACCCATGCTTATTCTCAGAACCTCTTTTCACACTTTGCCTCCACCAAATTTAACATTTCTGCGGCCCACATCACTCGGATGTTTAAACTAAATCCCCACTTGCAGAGGCTTCAAACCCTCGACAAGGTCGAGCAGTTTGTTGATATGTTGAACAGATGCGGATGCTCTGAAGTCCAAATTGCTAAGATAATGATGGCACGTACGCAAATGATCAGCAGAAGTGTAGAAAGaatatcggaacccaaaatcaAACTGCTGGAAGATTTCGGCTTTCAAGGTGAAACTCTGGCGAAGCTTTTGGCGAGCAATCCAACCATCTTGAGCCTCAGCCTCGAGAACACCCTTCTTCCCAAGATGGAGTTTCTTAAGAATTTATTTCAGTCCCAGGAGTTCCTCATCAAATCCCTGCTTAGAGCTCCTTCCATTTTATGTTGTAACCTGGAGAAGACCCTGAAGCCCTCAGTTGTTTTCTGGGAGAGATGGGGTTTTCAGGGCACGGAGCTCTTCGGACTCTTACGGATAAGACCGTCCATTCTGCAACGCTCTTCTCTAACGCCTGCCCAAGCTGATCTCATTCGGGAGATAGGCGTCGACAAAGGAAGCAAGATGTTCAAATATATTGTTAATATAGTAGCTACTAGCCGCACGGAAACGCTGAAGGCCAAGATAGAGAATTTCCAACTTTGCGGGCTCTCGGCTGAAGAAAGCTGGCAACTATGTCGGGTTGCACCTCAAGCTCTTTATTACTCCAGGGTAAGAGTTCATGAAACGATGAACTTTGTAGTTAAAGACATGGAGCTCCCTGCAAATTATATAGTGAAGCACTCCTGCTTGTTGCATTTAAATTTGGAAAAGATTATGAGGCCCAGGTTTCTAGTTTGGCAGAAAATCAAAGCCATGAATGGCCCGAGCCTTTGTCTTTTGTCAGTATTGAAGATGACAGAGGAAAGGTTTGTTAGAAATATTATCAGAGGACATCCTGAATCTACAGCACTGTGGACTATTTATGAAAATGCCATCTCTAAGGCCTCCAACCACACAAAGAGCTCAATCCACTGTTAA